A part of Streptococcus porcinus genomic DNA contains:
- a CDS encoding magnesium transporter CorA family protein, producing the protein MKEISKEKFSLYMANADNSKDLLYLKHELKIDSEILTYAADKNELSHLEYDRDEKTLLLIYNVLDIYKQDYHYQTVPITFFVYGNHLITIYKDKSSYIVKQMENLLEKNKTLSLYKFLFTVLYLISKNYFPTVDSLNSERNRLNNLLRERTSKRELLQLSDLETGLVYIVSASKQNVLLIEQLKSHLLYLSLNDVEEEQLDDALIEARQLVEMAQLSAQVLSQLEGTYNNVLNNELNDTMKILTLLSILLTIPSIVTGFFGINVPLPPLLTQHPLGWLMVIGISVILWFVMAFILKLMMNYKRK; encoded by the coding sequence TTGAAAGAGATAAGTAAAGAAAAATTTAGCCTGTATATGGCAAATGCTGACAATTCAAAAGACCTTCTTTATCTGAAACATGAGCTGAAAATTGATTCTGAGATTCTAACTTATGCTGCAGATAAAAATGAGTTGTCCCATTTAGAATATGATCGTGACGAAAAAACCTTATTGTTGATTTATAATGTTTTAGATATTTATAAGCAGGATTACCATTATCAGACCGTTCCAATTACTTTCTTTGTTTATGGAAATCATCTCATTACAATTTATAAGGATAAAAGCAGTTATATTGTCAAACAAATGGAGAATTTGCTAGAGAAAAACAAGACCTTATCACTGTATAAATTTTTGTTTACAGTCCTTTACCTCATTTCCAAAAATTATTTTCCCACAGTGGACAGCCTTAATTCGGAACGAAATCGATTGAATAATCTATTGCGAGAAAGAACGAGTAAGAGAGAACTTTTGCAATTGTCAGACTTAGAAACGGGCTTAGTTTATATAGTCTCAGCCAGCAAACAAAATGTCCTCTTAATTGAGCAACTAAAAAGCCATCTCTTGTATCTTAGCCTTAATGATGTTGAAGAGGAACAATTAGATGATGCCTTGATTGAGGCGCGGCAGTTAGTAGAAATGGCACAATTATCTGCACAAGTTTTGTCACAATTAGAAGGTACCTATAATAATGTCTTAAATAATGAGCTGAATGACACCATGAAAATTTTGACCTTATTATCTATTCTGTTAACTATTCCAAGCATTGTGACAGGATTTTTTGGTATTAACGTACCTTTGCCACCCCTTTTAACTCAACATCCTTTGGGGTGGTTAATGGTGATAGGGATTTCGGTCATCCTTTGGTTTGTTATGGCATTTATCTTAAAACTAATGATGAACTATAAACGTAAATAA
- a CDS encoding phosphatidylglycerol lysyltransferase domain-containing protein, giving the protein MPIFRKFQFFKNKNNYLVLELIRAVFFYVMVGLFYLSGIILILMVTSHDAIINLPIIKDRFYGLASMALIRQVPSLLLGFSLLICGRAIGNRSTKAFFPTLIFLCLAILYTIFFYRSFAPTAVLIFLVILLCISRPNLYRHQLIISHEDAFLDGIIWSFLGLSYFILGYTNLVDAHHRSRISLEKHFSVPTFHWWLMGLLTLFLITISLTALILFLKYRRVEIGQPFDKERFEQILKKGDHHYTGLAYLQDKRIWYYQAQGQDQIALQFRSQGDKLLVMGDFFGNRDYFDEALESFMNEADLYNYHPVFYEVSEKEVMAIHDHGFDFIKLGEEGIVDSVQFSLSGKKKQNLRSVSNQVEKAGYNFSVLEPPYSKELISSLKVVSDEWLAGRKEMGFSLGFFDDFYLGHSDIAILESMEGEIVAFATIEKSDTEKMLSVDLMRYLNKAPKGVMDALFIRLINHAKLKGVDYFNMGMCPLSNVGKNRFSFLNEKLGYLLYQYGSQIYSFDGLRHYKQKFAHKWVPYYIAYPKQCLFLFVIVALVQVSYRQK; this is encoded by the coding sequence ATGCCTATTTTTCGTAAATTTCAGTTCTTTAAGAATAAAAATAATTATCTTGTTTTGGAACTCATTAGAGCTGTTTTCTTTTATGTCATGGTTGGGCTTTTTTATCTATCTGGAATTATCTTGATATTGATGGTAACAAGTCATGATGCCATTATCAATCTACCTATTATCAAAGATCGTTTTTACGGTTTAGCCAGCATGGCCCTTATCCGTCAGGTTCCTAGTTTACTTTTAGGATTCTCGCTACTTATTTGTGGGCGAGCGATTGGAAATAGGAGTACTAAAGCTTTCTTTCCAACTCTGATTTTTCTGTGTTTAGCTATTTTATATACTATCTTTTTTTATAGAAGTTTTGCGCCAACGGCAGTCCTGATTTTTCTGGTGATATTACTCTGTATTAGTCGACCAAATCTCTATCGTCATCAGCTTATTATTAGTCATGAAGATGCTTTTCTTGATGGGATTATCTGGTCTTTTTTGGGGCTCTCCTATTTTATTTTAGGTTATACTAATTTGGTAGATGCACATCATAGATCGCGTATTTCTTTAGAAAAGCACTTTTCTGTCCCTACGTTTCATTGGTGGTTGATGGGCTTATTAACTTTATTTTTGATTACGATTAGTTTAACTGCTTTAATACTATTTTTAAAGTACCGAAGAGTCGAAATTGGGCAACCTTTTGATAAAGAGCGCTTTGAGCAAATTCTTAAAAAGGGTGATCATCATTATACTGGACTGGCTTACCTTCAAGACAAAAGAATTTGGTATTATCAGGCTCAAGGACAGGATCAAATAGCTTTGCAATTCAGATCGCAAGGAGATAAACTTCTCGTTATGGGAGATTTTTTTGGCAATCGTGATTATTTTGACGAAGCATTAGAATCCTTTATGAATGAGGCGGATTTGTATAATTATCATCCTGTATTTTATGAGGTGTCTGAAAAAGAAGTCATGGCAATTCATGACCATGGCTTTGATTTCATTAAATTAGGGGAAGAAGGAATTGTTGATTCAGTTCAATTTTCACTTTCAGGTAAGAAAAAGCAAAATTTAAGGTCAGTATCTAATCAGGTTGAAAAGGCTGGCTATAACTTTTCTGTTCTTGAGCCCCCTTACTCTAAGGAATTGATATCATCCTTAAAGGTGGTTTCTGATGAATGGCTAGCCGGTCGAAAAGAAATGGGATTTTCACTTGGTTTCTTTGACGACTTTTACTTAGGTCATAGTGATATTGCTATTTTAGAATCAATGGAGGGTGAAATTGTTGCTTTTGCTACTATTGAAAAATCTGATACAGAAAAGATGCTCTCAGTTGACTTAATGCGTTATTTGAATAAGGCTCCAAAAGGTGTTATGGATGCTCTTTTTATAAGATTAATAAACCATGCTAAACTAAAGGGAGTTGACTATTTTAATATGGGGATGTGCCCTTTGTCTAATGTAGGAAAAAATCGTTTTAGTTTTCTTAATGAAAAGTTGGGCTATTTACTCTATCAGTACGGCTCTCAAATTTACTCTTTTGATGGGCTAAGGCACTACAAGCAAAAATTCGCCCATAAATGGGTTCCTTACTACATAGCTTATCCTAAACAATGTTTGTTTTTATTTGTTATAGTTGCCTTAGTTCAAGTCTCCTATCGACAGAAATAG
- the brnQ gene encoding branched-chain amino acid transport system II carrier protein: protein MIKKGFLTGLLLFGIFFGAGNLIFPPALGVASGHHFWPAILGFCLSGVGLAIITLLVGTLTNGGFKHEMDLKFSPWFSLSFLVILYLTIGPLFAIPRTATVSFEVGLSPLVGNSQMALMIFSFFFFLAAYLLASHPTNIMASVGKVLTPMFALLILSLVVVGAFKYGQADSGTASAEYLTNAFGGGILAGYNTIDALAAVAFCLVATETLKQFGFANKKEYLSTIWVVGVVTSLAFSILYIGLGYLGNKFSVPENVLTDPSINKGAYVLAQASYQLFGSFGRYFLSVMVILTCFTTTVGLIVAVSEFFAKHFTKLSYKVYLSLFTLIGFLIANLGLNAVIAFSLPVLSLLYPIVIVLVVIILLNKLIPLSKRGMSLTIVIVTIISFLEVLAGLMPKTALATFADYLPLHAMSVGWLLPTMFGLVIAMLLPDKIRGEVFDLKQFEKEA, encoded by the coding sequence ATGATAAAAAAAGGATTTTTAACAGGATTGCTATTATTTGGCATTTTTTTTGGAGCTGGCAACCTCATTTTCCCACCGGCTTTAGGTGTGGCTTCGGGTCATCATTTCTGGCCAGCTATTTTAGGATTTTGTTTGTCCGGAGTTGGCCTAGCTATCATCACTCTATTAGTGGGAACTTTGACTAACGGAGGTTTTAAACATGAAATGGATCTTAAGTTTAGCCCTTGGTTCTCGCTCAGCTTTTTGGTTATTCTTTATTTAACTATTGGTCCGCTTTTTGCTATTCCAAGGACGGCTACAGTGTCTTTTGAAGTTGGTCTATCACCTCTTGTTGGTAATAGCCAGATGGCTCTCATGATTTTTTCTTTTTTCTTTTTCTTGGCTGCTTATCTACTTGCTAGTCATCCGACTAACATAATGGCTAGTGTAGGTAAGGTTTTGACTCCTATGTTTGCTTTGCTTATTCTCTCATTAGTAGTTGTAGGAGCATTTAAATATGGTCAAGCTGACAGTGGTACAGCTAGCGCCGAATACCTTACTAATGCTTTTGGTGGTGGCATTTTAGCGGGCTATAATACAATAGATGCTCTAGCCGCAGTTGCTTTTTGTTTAGTAGCAACTGAGACCTTAAAACAATTTGGTTTTGCTAATAAAAAAGAGTATTTATCAACGATATGGGTAGTTGGAGTAGTGACCAGCCTAGCTTTTAGCATTCTCTACATTGGTTTAGGCTACCTAGGTAACAAATTTTCTGTTCCAGAAAATGTACTGACTGATCCTTCAATCAATAAAGGGGCTTATGTTCTAGCGCAGGCTTCTTATCAGCTATTTGGTTCCTTTGGACGCTACTTCCTTAGTGTCATGGTCATTTTAACCTGTTTTACCACTACGGTCGGTTTGATTGTTGCGGTGTCTGAATTTTTTGCTAAACATTTTACCAAGCTATCATACAAAGTTTATCTCAGCCTCTTTACCCTTATTGGTTTTCTAATTGCCAACTTAGGGTTGAATGCCGTTATTGCTTTTTCGCTTCCAGTACTTTCTCTCCTTTATCCAATTGTTATCGTTTTAGTAGTCATTATCCTACTTAATAAGCTAATACCTTTGTCTAAAAGAGGCATGTCTTTGACCATAGTCATTGTGACCATCATTTCCTTTTTAGAAGTTTTAGCAGGCTTAATGCCTAAAACAGCTCTTGCGACTTTTGCTGATTATTTACCGCTTCACGCTATGTCAGTGGGTTGGTTATTGCCAACAATGTTTGGTCTTGTTATTGCTATGCTGTTACCAGATAAGATAAGAGGAGAAGTTTTTGATTTGAAGCAATTTGAAAAGGAAGCTTAA